The Lysobacter enzymogenes DNA segment CGGTTAGGGCATCGCGACGGCCCGAGCGTCGCCGCGGGCGGCGAGGCCGCGGCTGGCTACAATGCCCGGGCGCGCCGCCGTTCCGCGGCGACGCAGCCGCCGATGCCAGGGAGCGCCGCCATGTCCGAGTCCGCACACCGTCCGCCCGCCGCGCGAGCGCGCGCATGAGCGCGACCGCGCTGATCTGCCTGGGCGCCAGCGACGGCCCGCGCGCTGAGAATCTGCTCGAAGCCGGCGCGCAGTTGCTGGCCGAACCCGGCACGTCGTTGGCGGCGGTGTCCGGGCTGTACGGCGATCGCCACTACCTGCACACCGGCGACGCCACCTTGAACCTGGTGCTGGCGCTGGACTGGCGCGACCCGCCGCAGCCGCAGGCGCTGGAGCGCCGCTTCAAGCGCATCGAAGCCGGCTTCGGCCGCCAGCGCGATCCGCGCCGGCGCATGCCGGTGCCGCTGGACATCGACCTGCTAGGCGCGCTCGACGCCGACGGCCCGCGCTGGCAACCGCGCTACGATCCCGGCCGCGGCTATCTGTTCCACGGCCTGAGCCAGTTGCCGCTGGCGCCGCTGCAGGCCGCGCTGGACGCGCTGCAGCGCCAGCGCGGTTTCCGCGGCGAAGACAACGCGCACGGCTTCTACGCCTATGCCGGCGTCGGTTTCGTGCGCCGCTACCTGATCGAACGCGCCGCGCAGTTGCGCGACGCCGGGCAACGGGAGGCCGGCTGATGACGGGAGGCCAGCAGATGAATCGGGCGCACACCACCACCTTGGTCACCGGCGCCTCGCGCCGGATCGGCCGCGCCCTGGCGCAGGCTTGCCTGGCGCGCGGCGAGCGCGTGGTCGCGCACCGGCGCAGCGCCGACGCGGTGCCGGAGCCGTTCGCCGCGCCGGTGGACGCGTGGTGCTGGGACATGCTGCAGCCGCTGGATTCGCTGCCGGCGCAGGACATCGACCATCTGATCCTCAGCGCCTCGTTGTTCGAACGCGGCCACGCCTGGAACGCGCTGTCGGCCGATGGCGGCGCCGCCAGCGCCAGCGCCGAGGAACGCGAGCGCTTCGCCCGCCACCTGCAGGTCAACCTGCTGGCGCCGTGGGAACTGGCGGTGCGGCTCAACGCGCGGCGGCCGCTGCGCTCGGTGACGATGCTGCTCGACACCTACCTGGACCGTTCGTTTCCCGGCCACGCCGCCTATCAGGTCAGCCGCGCCGCCGGCGCCGGACTGGTGCGCGCGCTGGCGGCCGAATTGACGCCGTGCCGGGTCAACGCGGTCGCGCCGGGCACGGTGTTGCCGTCGGTGCGCGACCCGGCCCAGCGCGCCGAACAGGAAGACGCGATCAAAGCGCGCACGCTGCTCGGGCGCATCGGCGCGGTCGAGGACGTGGTCGACGCGGCGATGTACCTGCGCGACGCGGCTTATGTCACCGGCGAAATCCTGCGCGTCGACGGCGGCCGCTTCAAACTCTGAAAACCTGCGGCTCTATGTAGGAGCGGCGCGAGCCGCGACCGCGACAACGCAACTGCGTCGACGCTTGCGCAACAGCCGCGTTGTCGCGGTCGCGGCTCGCGCCGCTCCTACAGCGAGCCCACCGGCTTTCGATCCAGCTCCCGCACCACCGTCCCGAACCAAGGAAGAGCATGAAGATCATCCAGGGCGATCTGCTGCAACTCGCCGCCGACGGCCGTTTCGACGTCATCGTGCAAGGCTGCAACTGCCAATGCCGGATGGGCCGCGGCATCGCGCTGAGCATCCGCGAACGATTCCCGGCCGCGTGGGAAGCCGACCGGCGCACCGTGCCGGCCGACCGCGGCAAGCTCGGCACGTACAGCCAGGCGCAGGTCGAAGAGAACGGCCATCGCTTCGTCGTGGTCAACGCCTACACCCAGTTCCATTGGCGGGGCGAGGGCGTGCTCGCCGACTACGAGGCCATCGGCCGGGCGATGCGCGCGATCGCGCGCGAGTTCCATGGAAAGCGGATCGGCTACCCGCTGCTCGGCGCCGGGCTGGCACGGGGCGATTGGAGCGTCATCGCGCCGATCATCGAGGAGGCGCTGGCGGGCGAGGACCACACCTTGGTCGAGTTCACCGGTTGAAGTCGCGTGGCGGTCGGATCGAAGAGCGTCGGGCCTGAAGGCCCTCCCACAAGAGCGGACCCGGCCTGGGCTTTTGTGGGAGGGCCTTCAGGCCCGATGCTTTTCTCCCAGCCCGCGACCATCCCCGCGGTGCGGCGCACCGCGGGATTCATGCGACAGCGCAAGCCGCTTCCAGTCGGGCCGGTTCAAGCTTGCGCCGCCAACTCCGCCATGTGCTGGGCGATGCGTTGCCGCGCCGCCGCTGCGTTGTCGCGCGCGCGTTCCCAGGAGGCGCGCGCGGCGCCCTGGGCCTGTTCCCAGCTCAAGGCCGAACCCAGGCGGATGCGCTGGTAGCGCCCGCGCAGGTCCAGGCCCGGGTCGTCGAAATCGCGGCCTGGGTGTTCGAGCTGCACGGAGATGCCGACGTAGAACGCCGGTGCGTAGTCGCTGAAATGCAGTCCTTCGCGATAGAACTCCGCCTCGCGATAGTGGCTGGCCCAATAGCTCAGCCCGGGCGTGGTCGGAGTGGGGCGGCCTTGCAGGGTGGTCGTCATCGCTCTGGCTCCGCTTCGGGAACCCCCTGTGCGGGCAAAGCTAGCCCACGACGGCGTTAGTTGTCCGTTACGAATAATTCGCGTTGCGTGAATTGTGAATAGGGCAGCGATTTGCTGCACGCAACCGCCCGGCGGGGACAACTCCAGGCAGGCGGCGGAGCGCGCACAGACGGGCCGGCCGGCCGTTACCGGCCCTGCGCCGCGGTCCCCGCGGTATACGCGTCGACCCGGCCTGGGCAGCGGCCGGAAATCGCCGGAACCGGGTGAGAACAAGCGCGATTTGCGATCGCGCGCACCCTTGGACGCTGCCGGCGGGCCCCGGTCGCACGCCGCCGCCAACGCCGTGCGCGGCGCCGCCGCGGGCGATGCCGGTGGGCGCGCACGGCCGAACGGATCGCCGCACATGCGTTCGGGCCGGCCGCGTTTGC contains these protein-coding regions:
- a CDS encoding 2-amino-4-hydroxy-6-hydroxymethyldihydropteridine diphosphokinase, giving the protein MSATALICLGASDGPRAENLLEAGAQLLAEPGTSLAAVSGLYGDRHYLHTGDATLNLVLALDWRDPPQPQALERRFKRIEAGFGRQRDPRRRMPVPLDIDLLGALDADGPRWQPRYDPGRGYLFHGLSQLPLAPLQAALDALQRQRGFRGEDNAHGFYAYAGVGFVRRYLIERAAQLRDAGQREAG
- a CDS encoding SDR family oxidoreductase, producing the protein MNRAHTTTLVTGASRRIGRALAQACLARGERVVAHRRSADAVPEPFAAPVDAWCWDMLQPLDSLPAQDIDHLILSASLFERGHAWNALSADGGAASASAEERERFARHLQVNLLAPWELAVRLNARRPLRSVTMLLDTYLDRSFPGHAAYQVSRAAGAGLVRALAAELTPCRVNAVAPGTVLPSVRDPAQRAEQEDAIKARTLLGRIGAVEDVVDAAMYLRDAAYVTGEILRVDGGRFKL
- a CDS encoding macro domain-containing protein, whose protein sequence is MKIIQGDLLQLAADGRFDVIVQGCNCQCRMGRGIALSIRERFPAAWEADRRTVPADRGKLGTYSQAQVEENGHRFVVVNAYTQFHWRGEGVLADYEAIGRAMRAIAREFHGKRIGYPLLGAGLARGDWSVIAPIIEEALAGEDHTLVEFTG